The window TTGAAGGGTGGAGCAACCCTTCAAAATCTTTTCTTGAAACGGATTCCGGAAGAGAGCGGCTTACACTTGCGTTTTCCCGTTCCCGTGTTGGACCGGCGCCGGGTCATTCCGCCGCTGGCGCATGACTTCTTTTTAGATTTGCACTCCGGGTGGGTGCGCGCGGAAAAAGAGACGATGCGGGTGGGCCTCTTCGTGGGGTGCGTAAGCAATTATTTTTTCCCGCGCATCGGCAGATCCGCATTAAATCTTTTCCTCCGTCACGGAGCTTCGGTCTTTATTCCCGAAAGCCAGCGCTGTTGCGGGCTTCCGGCTTATGGTTCCGGAGATGAGGAAACTCCCCGCTCTTTGGCCCGGAAAAACATCGAAGCTTTTGACGAAGAGAGGTTGGAAAAAATCATTGCCCCGTGTGCCTCATGTGCTTCCATGCTCAAGTTGGATTATCCTTTGCTCTTCGACGAATCCGACCCTTTCCGAATTCGGGCAATAAATTTTTCTTCCCAGGTCGTCGATGCCTCTCAATTTTTAGGAGGATTGTTGGCACCCCCATCAGGGGAGAAAGGGCAACGCCAGAAAGCCCTGCGGGTTACTTATCATGACCCGTGCCACCTTCGCCGCAAACTGGGGATTTTCAAAGAACCGCGCAATCTATTGCAAGCCTTACCTGGCCTGGAATACGTTGAGATGTCCGAGGCCAACCGCTGCTGCGGCCAGGGGGGAAGTTTTAACCTCGCCAACTATGACCTTTC is drawn from Deltaproteobacteria bacterium and contains these coding sequences:
- a CDS encoding (Fe-S)-binding protein, with the protein product MKTLLEVTEEARQCVKCGNCMAQCPVYIETLEEPLVARGKLGLIEAVGEGDSEFNKRFGKILSQCLLCGTCAENCPNGIRADEIIREARSLLVKEKGLPLPQKAIFSYLLNSDHFMPLLLKGGATLQNLFLKRIPEESGLHLRFPVPVLDRRRVIPPLAHDFFLDLHSGWVRAEKETMRVGLFVGCVSNYFFPRIGRSALNLFLRHGASVFIPESQRCCGLPAYGSGDEETPRSLARKNIEAFDEERLEKIIAPCASCASMLKLDYPLLFDESDPFRIRAINFSSQVVDASQFLGGLLAPPSGEKGQRQKALRVTYHDPCHLRRKLGIFKEPRNLLQALPGLEYVEMSEANRCCGQGGSFNLANYDLS